Proteins encoded by one window of Candidatus Ozemobacteraceae bacterium:
- a CDS encoding LysM peptidoglycan-binding domain-containing protein → MISRAKRRSPASHRGLFLFFVVGLFMLQIAFAFTIHGDIGPQSPVVPGIDRPASPLLVGRIDSLINQPVIRQPVRPAPEGAFAPAARTIPPEPVAAAPKTAPATQELAKATAAKGPQVQDKGRYLEYTIERGDTLDSISTKLYGNTRMTGAIVRLNRIRDEKALRLGERLLLPRTGLVVRLAAR, encoded by the coding sequence ATGATCTCCCGCGCAAAACGCCGTTCACCCGCATCGCATCGCGGGTTGTTCCTGTTCTTCGTCGTCGGTCTGTTCATGCTGCAGATCGCCTTCGCCTTCACCATTCACGGAGACATCGGGCCGCAGTCGCCCGTCGTGCCGGGCATCGACCGGCCGGCGTCGCCGCTGCTGGTGGGGCGCATCGATAGCCTGATCAACCAACCGGTCATTCGGCAGCCGGTACGGCCGGCCCCCGAAGGCGCATTCGCCCCGGCGGCTAGGACGATTCCGCCCGAGCCGGTCGCGGCCGCTCCGAAAACGGCTCCCGCCACGCAGGAATTGGCCAAAGCCACGGCGGCCAAGGGGCCGCAGGTTCAGGACAAGGGGCGGTATCTCGAATACACAATCGAACGCGGCGACACGCTCGATTCGATTTCGACGAAGCTCTATGGCAACACCCGCATGACCGGGGCGATCGTCCGGCTCAACAGAATCCGCGACGAGAAGGCCCTCCGGCTCGGCGAGCGGTTGCTCCTGCCCCGCACCGGCCTGGTCGTCCGATTGGCCGCCCGCTGA
- a CDS encoding AAA family ATPase: protein MDSTPGIKMKFCESLDRFVAIRAFTPEQKQQLFKNIKITDKKSYKRLIINASVVNYLDEIAPLVFGNNEYPLLGEIIEQELYNLCVKVNPSLDIKEVTIQVDENQPQGAIPMLGSEAADEAKAKNQRFMEIEKHLKKRIIGQDEAITAVAQAIRKAKVGLKNPKRPIGSFIFVGQTGVGKTELAKALCEFLTGSETDLVRVDCSEYAMSHEYSKLIGAPPGYIGHNEGGYLTEAVKNKPNGVVVFDEIEKAHEKVHNLLLQLLDEGILTDSKGEMVSFREACIIMTTNVGVSDITSEESKPGFRVGGDAAKAKTDRPKEKLEELSHAQKTKITRKSLEKKFPPEFLNRIDDIIVFRALTKEDNLQILDIMLNEVASRLSNLNMKIEFTNELRTFLVDSGTDLKYGARPLRRCIHRHIENPLAELILKGEQFKAGDIISAVPGKDADGEDTAAFKVTGQFEVPKPDSAPVPPVPEQTPKK from the coding sequence ATGGATTCCACCCCCGGAATCAAGATGAAGTTTTGTGAGTCACTGGACCGCTTTGTCGCGATTCGGGCGTTCACGCCCGAACAGAAGCAGCAGCTCTTCAAGAACATCAAGATCACTGACAAGAAGTCCTACAAGCGTCTGATCATCAACGCATCGGTAGTGAACTACCTTGACGAGATCGCGCCCCTGGTGTTCGGGAACAACGAGTACCCGCTTCTAGGCGAGATCATCGAGCAGGAGTTGTATAACCTGTGCGTCAAGGTCAACCCTTCTCTCGACATCAAGGAAGTGACCATCCAGGTCGACGAGAATCAGCCCCAGGGCGCGATTCCGATGCTCGGTTCCGAGGCCGCCGACGAGGCGAAGGCGAAGAACCAGCGCTTCATGGAGATCGAGAAGCACCTGAAGAAGCGCATCATCGGCCAGGATGAAGCCATCACGGCCGTTGCCCAGGCGATCCGAAAGGCCAAGGTCGGCCTGAAGAACCCCAAGCGGCCGATCGGCAGCTTCATCTTCGTCGGCCAAACCGGCGTCGGCAAGACCGAGCTCGCGAAGGCGCTGTGCGAGTTTCTGACCGGCAGCGAGACCGATCTCGTCCGCGTCGACTGCTCGGAATACGCCATGAGCCACGAGTATTCGAAGCTCATCGGCGCGCCCCCCGGCTACATCGGCCACAATGAGGGCGGCTACCTGACCGAGGCCGTCAAGAACAAGCCGAACGGCGTCGTCGTGTTCGACGAGATCGAGAAGGCGCATGAGAAGGTGCATAACCTGCTCCTGCAGCTGCTCGACGAAGGCATTCTCACTGACAGCAAGGGCGAGATGGTCAGCTTCCGCGAAGCCTGCATCATCATGACCACCAACGTCGGCGTCAGCGACATTACCTCCGAGGAGAGCAAGCCGGGCTTCCGTGTCGGCGGCGACGCCGCCAAGGCCAAGACCGACAGGCCGAAAGAGAAGCTCGAGGAGCTGTCGCACGCGCAGAAGACGAAGATCACGCGCAAGAGCCTCGAGAAGAAGTTCCCGCCCGAGTTTCTCAACCGCATCGACGACATCATCGTGTTCCGCGCCCTGACGAAGGAAGACAACCTCCAGATCCTCGATATCATGCTCAACGAGGTCGCCTCGCGGCTCTCGAACCTGAACATGAAGATCGAGTTCACCAACGAACTGCGAACCTTCCTCGTCGATTCGGGCACCGACCTGAAATACGGCGCCCGCCCCCTGCGCCGTTGCATCCATCGCCACATCGAGAACCCGCTCGCCGAGCTGATCCTGAAGGGCGAGCAGTTCAAGGCCGGCGACATCATCTCGGCCGTGCCCGGCAAGGACGCCGACGGCGAAGACACGGCGGCGTTCAAGGTGACGGGCCAGTTCGAGGTTCCGAAGCCCGATTCGGCCCCCGTGCCGCCGGTCCCCGAGCAGACCCCGAAAAAATAG
- a CDS encoding penicillin-binding transpeptidase domain-containing protein — protein MISTSIKSLNLLCIVGYLMFMTLAIDSSIVDALVFFVSEENGTAVFTTGAVRTTSLGKPDAGPAGFAAVQFKSLPLSGSGRVETAAMRTSTASQTSSMSITMNAGLAMKNTSGAAMIEASVAAAAGESHEMAAPHEEVIEEANGAASFTADALATTDDDESGEDGEECASGSEDIDGDTPETTVATVNSDNQSPVIDMRPEVKPASAMAPVSVPMVAPAPAAVTPESSAAQAANAPVDGRQLSILEVIRLLPSRPWRYDPGLDRYVVDYNADTRIVMTIRPALQRLVESAFKHYTTKMGAAVIQDPETGAILALTSSEGRNVLSPDSPGFITDNWALKATFPVASIFKIITAAAGIDRQKVVPASRIRIGRKASLELWRAFAKSHNGVFGVVGRAVGKSVLLAYANAFGFNRPFYFDLPVTKSVADIPDSGVKLGESAAGLNREFEVSPMHVSSIVSTVLNRGRMMKPYLVDYIVHKGQVVFRRQPFPLAQPIPSGVATQIYEMMRTTTIHGTGKRGFACYKTCPDLATASGGKTGTLTGTDPHYLFTWFGGFTRTGGRDLALTVLVGQPGFSSVRAASLAGRIAYELYTGKAPGGAANSRIARK, from the coding sequence ATGATATCAACCTCCATCAAGTCGCTGAACCTGCTGTGCATCGTGGGCTACCTCATGTTCATGACGCTCGCGATTGATTCGTCGATCGTCGACGCGCTTGTATTCTTCGTCTCCGAGGAAAACGGCACGGCTGTCTTCACCACCGGCGCGGTCCGTACTACGTCCCTCGGGAAGCCCGACGCCGGCCCTGCGGGATTCGCCGCGGTCCAGTTCAAATCCCTGCCCCTGAGCGGTTCCGGCAGGGTCGAAACGGCCGCGATGCGGACCTCGACCGCCTCGCAGACGTCCTCGATGAGCATCACGATGAATGCCGGGCTGGCGATGAAAAACACCTCCGGTGCCGCCATGATCGAAGCCTCCGTGGCTGCCGCCGCAGGCGAATCGCACGAGATGGCGGCCCCGCACGAAGAAGTCATCGAAGAGGCGAATGGCGCCGCCTCCTTCACCGCCGACGCCCTCGCGACGACCGACGACGACGAGTCCGGGGAGGACGGTGAAGAGTGCGCCAGCGGTTCCGAAGATATCGACGGCGATACGCCGGAAACCACCGTCGCAACCGTGAATTCCGACAACCAGTCCCCCGTCATCGACATGCGCCCCGAAGTGAAACCGGCCTCGGCCATGGCCCCCGTCTCGGTGCCGATGGTCGCTCCGGCGCCGGCCGCGGTGACTCCGGAGTCCTCCGCGGCACAGGCTGCGAACGCCCCGGTGGATGGCCGCCAGCTTTCGATTCTCGAGGTCATCCGCCTTCTCCCCAGCCGCCCCTGGCGATATGACCCCGGCCTCGACCGGTACGTCGTCGATTACAACGCCGACACCCGGATCGTGATGACGATCAGGCCTGCTCTCCAGCGCCTCGTTGAAAGCGCGTTCAAGCATTACACGACCAAGATGGGAGCCGCGGTCATCCAGGATCCCGAGACGGGCGCGATTCTCGCCCTGACCTCTTCCGAAGGCCGCAACGTTCTCTCGCCCGACTCGCCCGGCTTCATTACCGACAACTGGGCGTTGAAAGCCACGTTCCCGGTTGCCTCGATCTTCAAGATCATCACCGCCGCCGCGGGCATCGACCGGCAGAAAGTCGTTCCCGCCAGCCGCATCCGCATCGGCCGCAAAGCCTCGCTCGAACTGTGGCGCGCGTTCGCCAAGTCCCACAACGGCGTCTTCGGCGTCGTCGGCCGGGCGGTCGGCAAATCCGTCCTCCTCGCCTACGCGAACGCGTTCGGGTTCAACCGGCCGTTCTACTTCGACCTGCCCGTGACGAAATCCGTCGCCGACATCCCCGATTCCGGCGTGAAACTCGGGGAATCGGCCGCCGGGCTGAATCGCGAGTTCGAAGTCTCGCCGATGCACGTCTCGAGCATCGTTTCGACCGTGCTCAACCGCGGCCGCATGATGAAACCCTACCTGGTCGACTATATCGTCCACAAGGGCCAGGTGGTGTTCCGGCGACAGCCGTTCCCGCTCGCCCAGCCCATTCCCTCCGGCGTGGCCACGCAGATCTACGAAATGATGCGCACGACGACGATCCACGGAACCGGCAAGCGCGGCTTCGCCTGCTACAAGACCTGCCCGGATCTCGCAACCGCGAGCGGCGGCAAGACCGGCACCCTGACCGGGACCGACCCGCACTACCTGTTCACCTGGTTCGGCGGCTTCACCCGCACCGGCGGCCGGGATCTCGCTCTCACCGTGCTGGTCGGTCAGCCCGGCTTCTCGTCGGTGCGTGCGGCGTCGCTCGCCGGGCGCATCGCCTACGAACTGTATACGGGAAAGGCGCCGGGCGGGGCCGCGAACTCGCGCATTGCGCGCAAGTAG
- a CDS encoding pseudouridine synthase, whose protein sequence is MDPVRLTKLLASWGIASRRAVEEWIDAGRIRLNGRVVDQQGTKADPDVDTIEVDGRRVTAPSAERRCYLALHKPLGYVSTMSDEHGRKALPDLLPKGLPRLFPIGRLDLDSTGLLLMTDDGELANRLLHPRYKVEKGYRVEIRGTPLSADEQRRFASGLDLDDGLTAPCRLQPSKQPGVYLVALREGRKRQIRRMFAALGREVTALHRISFGPITLGTLEPGATRPLTEAETKALRQAAGLGK, encoded by the coding sequence ATGGACCCCGTCCGTCTCACGAAACTGCTCGCCTCCTGGGGCATCGCGTCGAGACGCGCCGTCGAGGAATGGATCGATGCCGGCCGCATCAGGCTCAATGGGCGGGTGGTGGACCAGCAGGGGACCAAAGCCGATCCGGACGTCGACACGATCGAGGTCGACGGGCGCCGGGTGACGGCTCCTTCCGCTGAGCGGAGATGCTATCTCGCCCTCCACAAGCCTCTCGGATACGTTTCCACCATGTCCGACGAGCACGGGCGGAAAGCGCTTCCCGACCTTCTTCCGAAGGGCCTTCCCCGCCTGTTTCCGATCGGCCGGCTCGATCTCGATTCGACCGGTCTCCTGCTGATGACGGATGACGGAGAACTCGCGAATCGTCTGCTGCATCCCAGATATAAGGTCGAGAAGGGATATCGGGTCGAGATTCGCGGAACACCCCTGTCTGCCGACGAGCAACGACGATTCGCCTCAGGCCTCGATCTCGACGACGGCCTGACGGCGCCGTGCCGCCTGCAGCCGTCGAAACAACCCGGCGTGTATCTCGTCGCCCTGCGAGAAGGACGGAAACGGCAGATCAGGCGCATGTTCGCTGCGCTGGGCCGGGAGGTGACGGCCCTTCACCGCATCAGTTTCGGCCCGATCACCCTCGGCACGCTGGAGCCTGGCGCAACCCGGCCGCTGACCGAAGCCGAAACGAAAGCCCTGCGGCAAGCCGCAGGGCTCGGGAAATGA
- a CDS encoding ATPase, T2SS/T4P/T4SS family, giving the protein MDDVLFQGSFPAFPTDSFMLQKLGVLLREKKAVSNEEWDTLRKEKTDPDELVFAVATRQQVTPRMLAEIEAMILDVAFIDLDAVQIPSEVLKLFTLELMVEHKAIPIKLTGQELLVGMLAPAKSSEIFQTLGAKNPTLALKPAKVLWDALEKRLKQLSDQKKPAASTGGGKKGPRKRLGDIIVDSKYCTAEQMKDALDKAKKDKTRLGAYLVKNGILSNKQLSIALSKQFDIPYIDLEESLVDPVLATLLPKKLCYDHILCPVKKEESKLVVAMTDPTDIITIDHIEMMTGMRISPVVSSELSITAALGKLYGESVDALADQVGGAGAADSGDEGLGDLGENAAPIIKLVNLIITQAVQSGASDIHIEPFEDELRVRFRKDGVMKLQMKPTKAAHAGLVSRIKVMSNLDIAETRVPQDGRIKLHLADRKVDLRVSLVPCVWGEKVCMRLLDQGNLKVNLTDLGFEPHVLELFMDGVKSPNGIVLVTGPTGSGKTTTLYSSLFLLNNPAINIMTAEDPVEYNLMGINQVQCHADIGLDFGAALRSFLRQDPNVIMIGEIRDFETASIAIKAAMTGHLVISTLHTNDAPSTISRLLNMGIEPFSLTTSIRVVEAQRLVRKICKSCATEFKPPPDVVKSLGITPQLLQKLRLTELDLNNLTFSKGTGCQDCDNSGYKGRQGIYEVLGMTGKIREMIENKASTEDLRRQALADGMLSLRESAIYKLLNKRTTVEEIFRTTLDAGGDDQSASKPGAKKGAVSVPASQPAAAAAAFGAVPADMGALTSFTGELQAFRASLEKLSAPAGGQVAIGPEMLRSSLADPLAQIQTLAQAGDPAKALPIIQAQGQKMDFNIRNMMYHFGAPAASRAALPLNELVDTEIIGKLRQHVVTARLLSGRTDIGQGLKVAKNLAKDLPNIYFDIEYFRHVVANVVVNSLMALKPNGELKVMSRLKPGAADRVELVIFDNGAGISPDDQARLFTPFSPLGRKTLGLGLAVSRKLMNACGGQILVKSTPGANTLVTIEFPAAS; this is encoded by the coding sequence ATGGATGACGTGCTGTTCCAGGGGAGTTTCCCCGCGTTTCCGACCGACTCGTTCATGCTTCAGAAGCTCGGCGTGCTGCTTCGCGAGAAGAAGGCCGTCTCCAACGAAGAGTGGGACACTCTCCGGAAAGAGAAGACCGATCCCGACGAACTGGTTTTCGCCGTCGCCACCCGGCAGCAGGTGACGCCCCGAATGCTGGCCGAGATCGAGGCCATGATTCTCGACGTCGCCTTCATCGACCTCGATGCCGTGCAGATCCCGTCGGAAGTGTTGAAACTTTTCACGCTCGAGCTGATGGTCGAGCACAAGGCGATTCCGATCAAGCTGACCGGCCAGGAGTTGCTGGTCGGCATGCTGGCTCCCGCGAAATCCTCCGAGATCTTCCAGACGCTCGGGGCCAAAAACCCGACGCTCGCGCTCAAGCCGGCCAAGGTTCTCTGGGACGCCCTCGAAAAGCGCCTCAAGCAGCTCTCAGACCAGAAAAAGCCGGCCGCATCGACGGGAGGCGGCAAAAAAGGCCCTCGCAAGCGGCTCGGCGACATCATCGTCGATTCCAAATACTGCACGGCCGAACAGATGAAGGATGCGCTGGACAAGGCGAAGAAGGACAAGACGCGCCTCGGCGCCTACCTGGTCAAGAACGGCATTCTCTCGAACAAACAGTTGTCGATCGCCCTTTCCAAGCAGTTCGACATCCCTTACATCGATCTCGAAGAAAGCCTCGTCGACCCGGTGCTGGCGACGCTGCTTCCGAAGAAGCTCTGCTACGACCACATCCTGTGCCCGGTCAAAAAGGAAGAGAGCAAACTGGTCGTCGCGATGACCGACCCGACCGACATCATCACGATCGATCACATCGAGATGATGACGGGTATGCGCATTTCGCCGGTCGTCAGTTCCGAGCTTTCGATCACGGCCGCTCTCGGGAAGCTGTACGGCGAAAGCGTCGACGCCCTCGCCGACCAGGTGGGCGGAGCGGGCGCCGCCGACAGCGGTGACGAGGGGCTGGGAGACCTCGGCGAGAACGCCGCGCCGATCATCAAGCTGGTGAATCTGATCATCACGCAGGCTGTCCAGAGCGGCGCGTCGGATATCCACATCGAGCCGTTCGAAGACGAGCTTCGCGTGCGATTCCGCAAGGACGGCGTGATGAAGCTGCAGATGAAGCCCACGAAGGCGGCCCACGCCGGTCTCGTCAGCCGCATCAAGGTCATGTCGAACCTCGACATCGCCGAGACGCGCGTGCCACAGGACGGCCGCATCAAGCTCCATCTCGCCGACCGCAAAGTCGACCTGCGCGTCTCGCTCGTGCCGTGCGTCTGGGGCGAAAAGGTCTGCATGCGCCTGCTCGACCAGGGCAACTTGAAGGTCAACCTCACCGACCTGGGCTTCGAGCCGCACGTGCTCGAACTGTTCATGGACGGTGTCAAGTCGCCGAACGGCATCGTGCTCGTCACGGGCCCGACCGGTTCGGGAAAGACGACCACTCTATACTCATCGCTATTTTTGCTCAACAATCCCGCGATCAACATCATGACGGCCGAGGACCCGGTCGAGTACAACCTGATGGGCATCAACCAGGTCCAGTGCCACGCCGACATCGGCCTCGACTTCGGCGCCGCGCTGCGCTCGTTCCTTCGCCAGGATCCGAACGTCATCATGATCGGCGAAATCCGCGACTTCGAAACGGCGAGCATCGCGATCAAGGCGGCCATGACCGGCCACCTGGTCATCTCGACGCTCCACACGAACGATGCGCCCTCGACCATCAGCCGCCTGCTGAACATGGGCATCGAACCGTTCAGCCTGACGACCTCGATTCGTGTCGTCGAGGCCCAGCGTCTCGTCCGGAAGATCTGCAAATCGTGCGCGACGGAATTCAAGCCGCCGCCGGACGTCGTCAAATCCCTTGGGATCACCCCCCAGCTCTTGCAGAAGCTGCGGTTGACGGAGCTCGATCTCAACAACCTCACCTTCTCGAAGGGCACGGGCTGCCAGGACTGCGACAACTCCGGCTACAAGGGTCGCCAGGGCATCTACGAGGTGCTTGGAATGACCGGCAAGATCCGCGAGATGATCGAGAACAAGGCCAGCACGGAAGACCTCCGCAGGCAGGCCCTCGCCGACGGCATGCTTTCCCTGCGGGAGTCGGCGATCTACAAGTTGCTGAACAAGCGGACGACGGTCGAGGAGATCTTCCGCACGACGCTCGACGCCGGCGGAGACGATCAGAGCGCCTCAAAGCCCGGTGCGAAGAAAGGTGCGGTTTCCGTTCCGGCTTCCCAGCCGGCCGCCGCCGCGGCCGCCTTCGGGGCGGTCCCCGCCGATATGGGCGCGCTCACCAGCTTCACCGGCGAACTCCAGGCGTTTCGGGCGAGCCTTGAAAAGCTTTCTGCGCCGGCGGGCGGTCAGGTGGCCATCGGGCCCGAGATGCTCAGGTCGAGCCTCGCCGATCCCCTGGCGCAGATTCAGACCTTGGCCCAGGCGGGAGACCCCGCCAAGGCTCTTCCGATCATCCAGGCCCAGGGCCAGAAAATGGATTTCAACATCCGGAACATGATGTACCACTTCGGCGCGCCCGCGGCATCGAGAGCCGCTCTGCCGCTCAACGAGCTGGTCGACACGGAGATCATCGGAAAGCTCCGCCAACACGTCGTGACGGCGCGGCTTCTCTCGGGGCGTACCGACATCGGTCAGGGCCTCAAAGTGGCGAAGAACCTCGCGAAGGACCTTCCGAATATATATTTCGATATAGAATATTTCCGTCACGTGGTCGCCAACGTCGTCGTGAACAGCCTGATGGCCCTGAAGCCGAACGGCGAACTGAAGGTCATGAGCCGACTCAAGCCCGGCGCGGCCGATCGCGTAGAGCTTGTCATCTTCGACAACGGCGCCGGCATTTCCCCGGATGACCAGGCGCGGCTGTTCACGCCGTTCTCGCCGCTCGGCCGCAAAACGCTCGGTCTCGGCCTCGCCGTCAGCCGGAAACTGATGAACGCCTGCGGCGGCCAGATCCTCGTCAAGAGCACGCCCGGAGCGAACACGCTCGTCACGATCGAGTTCCCCGCGGCCTCCTGA
- a CDS encoding adenylate/guanylate cyclase domain-containing protein, whose protein sequence is MQTLSRTTLALMFCVLAAALLWLPPVADLERWSIDRRFAWRGPRAPLSDLVIVGIDDASVRAAERPGYLWNPLYAEFLKGIAQASASTVLLDIVFKAGSDLALREYIGRFFADRGFEIPSNILRQFSLDQPLREAVLTAGRAGLRIVLGYTWEKGQPLTIEDALLRSVPFGQVGFFNVSTDPDRSIRSAVLYGREPSTNRLLPSIDLVVASLSRPGLFAVAGDGTPTAAGHPLADADGEREALIDFAGPAGTIPIESFKDVLADVREHPERLARFAGKTLLVGVIEIADVKMTAAGLMSGIELHGNIIENLVNRRFLRQPPVWFEPTALAVLLFLMTAAWGRSLMSGLLLTLLGSPAWFVLVTQSFKAGHLLPFARPTLLLIGGSALAALWMYRRAEEGRRKVRELFGRYVNDSIVSSILQQSPDSFIGGTRREVCVMFSDIRGFTTFSENRSPDQVVKFLNRYFEGLTEIILRHDGVVDKFLGDGLMAFFNAPLDTPDYAIRATDAALGMREFVRTEEIRRLVDPFVLKIGIALHGGPALVGNIGSIRKTEFTAIGDTVNTASRLESLNKEYGTDIIASETHVKLTGRAFEWRFLEEKPIRGREQSIRLYALIGRAGSNPVHGRGERS, encoded by the coding sequence ATGCAGACCCTTTCACGGACTACGCTGGCGCTGATGTTCTGCGTCCTCGCCGCCGCCCTGCTGTGGCTGCCCCCCGTAGCCGACCTGGAACGCTGGAGCATCGACCGGCGGTTCGCCTGGCGCGGCCCGCGGGCGCCCCTGTCCGACCTGGTCATCGTCGGCATCGACGACGCCTCGGTGCGCGCCGCCGAGCGCCCGGGCTACCTCTGGAACCCCCTGTATGCTGAGTTCCTCAAGGGTATTGCCCAGGCGTCGGCCTCGACCGTCCTGCTCGACATCGTCTTCAAAGCCGGATCGGACCTTGCTCTGCGAGAGTATATCGGCCGTTTTTTCGCCGACCGCGGCTTTGAAATACCATCCAATATATTACGTCAGTTCAGCCTCGACCAGCCCCTCCGCGAAGCCGTCCTGACCGCAGGCCGGGCGGGACTGCGCATCGTGCTCGGGTACACCTGGGAAAAGGGACAGCCGCTGACGATCGAGGACGCTCTGCTTCGTTCCGTCCCCTTCGGCCAGGTCGGTTTCTTCAACGTCTCGACCGACCCCGACCGCTCGATTCGGTCCGCCGTCCTGTACGGGCGCGAGCCCTCGACGAACCGTCTGCTGCCCTCGATCGACCTCGTCGTCGCCAGTCTCAGTCGGCCGGGCCTGTTCGCCGTCGCCGGGGACGGTACTCCCACCGCCGCCGGACATCCGCTCGCCGATGCGGACGGTGAGCGCGAGGCCCTGATCGATTTCGCCGGCCCCGCGGGCACGATCCCGATCGAATCCTTCAAGGACGTCCTGGCGGATGTTCGCGAGCACCCGGAACGGCTTGCGCGTTTCGCCGGCAAAACGCTGCTGGTCGGCGTCATCGAGATCGCCGACGTCAAGATGACGGCCGCGGGGCTGATGTCAGGCATCGAACTGCACGGCAACATCATCGAAAACCTGGTCAATCGCCGTTTTCTTCGGCAGCCTCCCGTGTGGTTCGAGCCTACGGCGCTTGCCGTTCTGCTGTTTCTCATGACGGCGGCATGGGGAAGAAGCCTCATGAGCGGCCTTCTGCTGACCCTGCTCGGGAGTCCCGCCTGGTTCGTCCTCGTCACCCAATCGTTCAAGGCCGGCCATCTGCTTCCCTTCGCACGCCCCACGCTGCTCTTGATTGGCGGCAGCGCCCTCGCCGCCCTCTGGATGTACCGGCGCGCCGAGGAAGGCCGCCGGAAAGTGCGCGAGCTGTTCGGCAGATACGTGAACGATTCTATCGTATCTTCTATATTACAGCAGTCGCCCGACTCGTTCATCGGCGGAACCCGCCGCGAGGTCTGTGTCATGTTCTCCGACATCCGAGGTTTCACCACGTTTTCTGAAAACAGGTCTCCCGATCAGGTCGTGAAATTTCTGAACCGGTATTTCGAAGGGCTGACCGAGATCATCCTCCGGCACGACGGCGTGGTCGACAAGTTTCTCGGAGACGGGCTGATGGCGTTCTTCAACGCGCCTCTCGACACGCCCGACTACGCCATCCGCGCGACGGACGCCGCCCTCGGGATGCGGGAGTTCGTCCGGACTGAGGAAATCCGCCGGCTGGTCGATCCGTTTGTCCTGAAGATCGGGATCGCGCTCCACGGGGGACCGGCCCTGGTCGGCAACATCGGCTCGATTCGGAAAACCGAGTTCACGGCGATCGGGGACACCGTGAACACCGCTTCCCGGCTCGAAAGCTTGAACAAGGAGTACGGAACGGATATCATTGCAAGCGAGACACACGTCAAGCTGACCGGCCGGGCCTTCGAATGGCGCTTCCTCGAAGAGAAGCCGATTCGCGGCCGGGAACAGTCGATTCGCCTGTATGCCCTCATCGGGCGGGCCGGGAGCAACCCGGTTCACGGCAGAGGAGAACGATCATGA
- a CDS encoding tetratricopeptide repeat protein, with translation MRAKEAEEHFDRAIHYFRGGFFPAALHEFRMVQQLDPEYPNIAFMLEAARKKSSEVTGQLSSFIETAFDDETQTLSRQLVIEGSGALGSKIEELLRLDKTQEALSRLDAAEAIVPESKPLLLLKASIQRRLGHLEEAEKTLRQANTLFPDDPEIINNLGNIFLARGLFRDAEEQFMEARRLAPEDMRVVNNLGSLRMEMYRLDEARGCFEEVLRRQPQMAVARRNLDSLRMRIADLDLEITRLRREYGAHPNYPDIGLSLGKALLFRGAFCEAGSLLEELVAKHPGLTAAYFYLGTLREMQGNFDAAVSAYREMVLHKKQSVAPAFQAAETLLGQGYLEEALIELKKIAVIELDMAASRINLGIKYFEDALWADALRHFEEAAGMNSRYPDAYYWMALCSLQLGKRAAAERGLRKAIELNPRYADAQFQLGMLLRKKAPAKARQHLMQALTIGLRPAFAGMAERILAAMPEDRGPTDNG, from the coding sequence ATGAGAGCGAAAGAGGCCGAGGAACACTTCGACAGGGCCATCCACTATTTCCGGGGCGGTTTTTTCCCGGCCGCACTGCATGAGTTTCGCATGGTACAGCAGCTCGACCCCGAATACCCGAACATCGCCTTCATGCTGGAGGCGGCCCGCAAGAAGTCCAGCGAGGTCACCGGTCAGCTTTCCTCCTTCATCGAGACCGCCTTCGACGATGAGACTCAGACGCTTTCCCGGCAGCTGGTCATCGAGGGATCCGGTGCCCTCGGCAGCAAGATCGAGGAGCTCCTCCGCCTGGACAAAACACAGGAAGCGCTTTCCCGGCTCGACGCCGCCGAAGCGATCGTTCCCGAGTCCAAGCCCCTGCTTCTCCTGAAAGCGAGCATTCAGAGGCGCCTCGGGCATCTCGAGGAGGCCGAAAAGACGCTTCGACAGGCGAACACGCTGTTCCCCGACGATCCGGAAATCATCAACAATCTCGGCAATATCTTCCTCGCCCGCGGCCTGTTCCGCGACGCCGAGGAACAGTTCATGGAAGCCCGCCGCCTGGCCCCCGAAGACATGCGCGTGGTGAACAACCTCGGCTCGCTCCGAATGGAAATGTACCGTCTCGACGAAGCGCGCGGCTGTTTCGAAGAGGTGTTGCGCCGCCAGCCCCAGATGGCCGTCGCCCGGCGTAATCTCGACAGTCTTCGCATGCGCATCGCCGATCTCGACCTCGAGATCACTCGCCTGCGACGGGAATACGGGGCGCACCCGAACTACCCGGACATCGGCCTCTCCCTCGGAAAGGCTCTCCTGTTCCGGGGCGCGTTCTGCGAGGCGGGCTCGCTGCTCGAGGAGCTGGTCGCGAAACATCCCGGTCTCACTGCCGCCTACTTCTACCTCGGGACCCTCCGAGAAATGCAGGGAAACTTCGACGCGGCCGTTTCGGCGTATCGCGAGATGGTGCTTCACAAGAAGCAGAGCGTCGCGCCGGCGTTCCAGGCCGCGGAGACCCTTCTCGGGCAAGGGTATCTCGAAGAGGCGCTGATCGAACTGAAGAAGATCGCCGTCATCGAGCTTGACATGGCGGCCAGCCGCATCAACCTGGGCATCAAGTATTTCGAAGACGCCCTTTGGGCCGACGCCCTGAGGCATTTCGAGGAAGCGGCAGGTATGAACAGCCGGTATCCCGACGCCTACTACTGGATGGCGTTGTGCTCCCTCCAGCTTGGAAAGCGCGCCGCGGCCGAACGGGGCCTGCGGAAGGCGATCGAGCTGAACCCGCGTTACGCCGACGCCCAGTTCCAGCTCGGCATGCTCCTGCGGAAAAAGGCGCCGGCCAAGGCGAGGCAGCATCTGATGCAGGCGCTGACGATCGGCCTGCGGCCGGCCTTCGCCGGGATGGCCGAGCGCATTCTCGCAGCCATGCCGGAAGATCGAGGACCAACCGACAATGGATGA